In Niallia sp. FSL W8-0635, one genomic interval encodes:
- a CDS encoding MerR family transcriptional regulator, which yields MDHEPSYKKRKVITIGVVSELTGLTERQIRYYEQRKLIFPERPERGNRKYSFSDVERLIEIANKREEGVRTHEIRQEIMKKNKEEEERKIKKQMLRGQINARFGIQND from the coding sequence ATGGATCATGAGCCATCCTATAAGAAAAGAAAGGTAATAACTATTGGTGTTGTAAGTGAACTAACTGGTTTAACGGAAAGACAGATTCGATATTATGAACAACGAAAGCTAATCTTTCCAGAGAGACCAGAAAGAGGAAATCGAAAATATTCATTCTCCGATGTAGAAAGACTCATAGAGATTGCTAATAAACGAGAAGAAGGCGTTCGAACACACGAAATTAGACAAGAAATTATGAAAAAGAATAAGGAAGAAGAAGAACGCAAAATAAAAAAACAAATGCTTCGTGGTCAAATTAATGCGAGATTTGGAATTCAGAACGATTAA
- a CDS encoding ABC transporter permease, whose amino-acid sequence MIGLVQNELIKIWEKKNSWIFPIILVLALIGGSVLETKMTPQYKGDDWRESVQSEITKLEKQLPTAKTEESLMESGEDFNWDETKETIQMKIEDYKNNLEKDVSPYTTSWSNMNGMVIGMKSLITLFVVIICAGSVSSEFSDGTIKQLLIRPHKRWAILLSKYIAILIYAAMLIVFLMIVGYLISIAFFGIGSFGDNVSVMGTSGQIIASGGTLFLKMVLYYLPGLMVVLSLSFMLSTLFKNQAIAVGVGVFVLFVSSTIGQIIQMLATEYTWLKALVFPHLDQTIFVFQDKIIETVTMPISLGILFIYYALFMTVTFWFFQKKDVSI is encoded by the coding sequence ATGATTGGGTTAGTACAAAATGAATTAATAAAGATTTGGGAAAAGAAAAACAGTTGGATATTTCCTATTATTCTCGTACTTGCACTAATTGGTGGAAGTGTATTAGAGACGAAGATGACTCCCCAATATAAGGGGGATGACTGGCGTGAATCTGTACAGTCAGAAATAACCAAGCTCGAAAAGCAATTGCCTACAGCGAAGACAGAAGAAAGTCTAATGGAAAGTGGAGAAGATTTCAATTGGGATGAAACAAAAGAAACAATCCAAATGAAAATAGAAGACTATAAAAATAATTTAGAGAAAGATGTCAGTCCGTATACAACCTCTTGGTCAAATATGAATGGAATGGTTATTGGGATGAAATCTTTAATTACCTTGTTTGTGGTAATTATTTGTGCAGGAAGTGTTTCCTCCGAATTCTCTGATGGGACAATTAAGCAATTGCTAATCAGGCCACATAAGCGTTGGGCGATACTCCTATCGAAATATATTGCTATATTAATTTATGCCGCTATGTTAATTGTATTTTTAATGATTGTTGGTTATTTAATAAGCATAGCATTCTTTGGTATAGGAAGTTTTGGGGATAATGTAAGTGTTATGGGAACAAGTGGTCAAATTATCGCAAGTGGCGGCACTTTGTTTTTGAAAATGGTCCTTTATTATTTACCAGGATTAATGGTTGTATTAAGCTTGTCCTTCATGTTATCGACATTATTTAAAAACCAGGCGATAGCAGTTGGTGTTGGAGTATTTGTATTATTTGTTTCCTCCACAATTGGGCAAATTATTCAAATGCTAGCAACCGAGTATACTTGGTTAAAAGCTTTGGTATTCCCGCATTTGGATCAAACAATTTTCGTATTCCAGGATAAAATAATCGAGACAGTCACAATGCCGATATCATTGGGTATCTTATTTATCTACTATGCGCTATTTATGACAGTCACCTTTTGGTTTTTCCAAAAAAAGGATGTTAGTATTTAA
- a CDS encoding ABC transporter ATP-binding protein, which yields MSLNALEVKNLTKRIKGRNIVDDVSFSVEKGEIFGLLGPNGAGKTTIIRMIVSLINRTNGNVIIDNYNLDNNFSEAMSSIGAIVENPEFYKYMSGYKNLKHYARMAKESISEERFNEVINLVGLENAIHQKVKTYSLGMRQRLGVAQALLHKPAILILDEPTNGLDPQGIREFRDYLHLLASQGISVLVSSHLLSEMQLMCHRFAIIEKGKLIHISKMDETVSEEEVSLREVTFELEEPEKAVDLLANSEVKVEIITVKGRDLVVKLGKETIPLVNKLFVENNFAVYGIYVVKATLEDRFLEITNQKREEETK from the coding sequence ATGAGCTTAAATGCATTAGAGGTTAAAAATCTCACAAAGAGAATCAAAGGAAGGAATATTGTTGATGATGTTAGTTTTTCTGTGGAAAAAGGAGAAATATTTGGGCTGTTAGGACCAAATGGAGCCGGTAAGACAACGATTATTCGTATGATAGTTAGCCTAATTAATAGAACGAACGGAAATGTCATTATCGATAATTATAATCTAGATAATAACTTTTCAGAAGCGATGAGTAGTATAGGGGCGATTGTAGAAAATCCAGAGTTCTATAAATATATGAGTGGATATAAGAATCTGAAGCATTATGCCAGAATGGCGAAGGAATCGATATCGGAGGAGCGATTTAATGAAGTTATTAATCTAGTAGGATTAGAAAATGCCATTCATCAAAAAGTAAAAACCTATTCGCTAGGTATGAGACAACGCCTAGGGGTAGCGCAGGCGTTATTACATAAACCGGCCATTCTTATCCTAGATGAACCGACAAATGGCTTAGATCCTCAAGGAATTCGTGAGTTTAGAGATTATTTGCATTTGTTAGCAAGTCAAGGAATCTCTGTTTTGGTATCCTCCCATCTTTTATCAGAAATGCAGTTGATGTGTCATCGGTTTGCCATCATTGAAAAAGGAAAATTAATTCATATTTCAAAAATGGATGAAACAGTTTCTGAGGAAGAAGTAAGTCTAAGGGAAGTAACATTTGAATTAGAGGAACCAGAAAAGGCTGTGGATCTCCTTGCGAATAGTGAGGTCAAGGTAGAAATAATCACTGTAAAGGGAAGAGATTTGGTCGTGAAGTTGGGAAAAGAGACAATTCCATTAGTTAATAAGCTTTTTGTTGAAAACAACTTTGCTGTGTACGGAATTTATGTAGTAAAAGCAACGTTAGAAGATCGCTTCTTAGAAATTACCAATCAAAAGAGAGAGGAGGAAACAAAATGA
- the ald gene encoding alanine dehydrogenase produces the protein MIIGIPKEIKNNENRVAITPSGVSYLKNGGHEILVEQNAGSGSGFTDEEYAAAGAKIIDSAAQVWNTAEMIIKVKEPLASEYQYFRKGLILFTYLHLAAEPELAKALTENGVIGIAYETIEVNGKLPLLTPMSEVAGRMAVQIGAQFLEKPHGGKGILLAGVPGVKKGNVTIVGGGIVGMNAAKIAIGLGANVTLLDLNPERLRELDNQFGSSLSTVISNPANIEDAVVNADLVIGAVLIPGAKAPKLVTEEMVKKMAPGSVIVDVAIDQGGIFETVDHITTHDNPTYVKHGVVHYAVANMPGAVPRTSTIALTNVTMPYALQIANLGVTAAIESNYAIKQGVNTFGGKVTYAPVATDLGYEYSAVQELINNLSTTTV, from the coding sequence ATGATTATTGGTATCCCAAAGGAAATTAAAAATAATGAAAATAGAGTCGCGATTACTCCTTCCGGTGTGTCTTATTTAAAAAATGGTGGCCACGAAATATTAGTAGAACAAAATGCAGGATCTGGCAGTGGCTTTACAGATGAAGAATATGCTGCAGCAGGTGCGAAGATAATCGACTCAGCAGCTCAAGTATGGAATACAGCAGAAATGATTATAAAAGTAAAAGAACCTTTAGCGTCCGAATATCAGTATTTCCGCAAAGGACTTATTTTATTTACGTACTTACATTTAGCAGCAGAACCGGAACTAGCTAAGGCTTTAACGGAAAATGGTGTAATTGGAATAGCGTATGAAACGATTGAAGTAAATGGTAAATTACCACTACTCACACCGATGAGTGAGGTTGCTGGAAGAATGGCTGTCCAAATTGGCGCGCAGTTCTTAGAAAAGCCTCATGGAGGAAAAGGAATCTTATTAGCGGGTGTTCCTGGTGTGAAAAAGGGTAATGTAACAATCGTCGGCGGCGGTATTGTTGGTATGAATGCAGCGAAAATTGCGATTGGATTAGGAGCAAATGTAACATTATTAGACTTAAATCCTGAGAGATTAAGAGAACTAGACAATCAATTTGGTTCAAGCCTAAGCACGGTTATTTCCAACCCCGCAAATATTGAAGATGCTGTTGTGAATGCAGATTTAGTGATTGGTGCAGTATTGATTCCAGGTGCAAAAGCTCCGAAACTTGTGACAGAAGAAATGGTGAAAAAGATGGCGCCAGGCTCTGTTATCGTGGATGTGGCAATTGACCAAGGCGGCATTTTTGAAACTGTAGATCATATTACAACACATGATAACCCTACCTATGTGAAGCATGGCGTGGTGCATTATGCGGTAGCAAATATGCCTGGAGCAGTTCCAAGAACATCTACGATTGCCTTAACGAACGTAACGATGCCATATGCACTTCAAATTGCAAATCTTGGCGTAACTGCAGCAATCGAAAGTAATTATGCTATTAAACAAGGAGTAAATACCTTTGGTGGAAAAGTTACCTATGCTCCAGTAGCAACAGATCTTGGCTATGAATATTCTGCAGTCCAAGAACTTATCAACAATTTATCAACAACCACTGTTTGA
- a CDS encoding helix-turn-helix domain-containing protein, whose amino-acid sequence MTSEPRNPFRRDMYDSLESFVDHVSELLGCPITLEDPHHRVLVYSSHDEETDMVRISTIISRRVPEKVINRFWKDGVIPQLLQSKKPIRIKGKKEIGLGNRVAVSIWRREEVIGYIWAIEMGNPLTEEKMGFLENAASVARHLLSRFATNKTPTLQDNQEFFWRMLTGYVKVEDVNEKLKEIGMPSLACFTVMIFPFSKIITKEIEKHILYLLKVSQDVKISFSTIDDNELVILATPLEDNRNSIACFKKFICSFQENLEERFSIKEVKGSFGGIYKQYSDVPKSFREARTVLEVREKFPEAAAFYHYQELGIYQFLDILLEKRRQDGSENIAIRNLKEYDKTHNTELLATLEAYLDESESIQKTAARLHIHPNTLAYRLKRMVEIMEVDLSVPSQKFMIYLDLKLMHWQKENSQ is encoded by the coding sequence ATGACGAGCGAGCCGCGCAATCCGTTTAGAAGGGATATGTATGATTCCCTCGAAAGCTTTGTAGATCATGTTAGTGAACTATTAGGATGCCCGATTACATTGGAGGACCCTCATCATCGTGTGCTAGTGTACAGCAGCCATGACGAAGAAACGGATATGGTTAGAATTTCTACCATTATTAGTCGCAGAGTTCCAGAGAAAGTAATCAATCGCTTTTGGAAGGATGGCGTAATTCCACAGCTTCTTCAAAGTAAAAAGCCGATTCGGATTAAAGGAAAAAAAGAAATTGGTCTTGGAAATCGGGTGGCTGTTTCTATTTGGAGAAGGGAAGAGGTAATTGGGTACATTTGGGCTATCGAAATGGGAAACCCTTTAACAGAGGAAAAAATGGGGTTCTTAGAGAATGCAGCATCGGTAGCTCGTCATCTTTTGTCTCGCTTCGCTACAAATAAAACGCCCACTTTGCAGGATAACCAAGAATTCTTTTGGAGAATGTTAACGGGATATGTGAAAGTGGAAGATGTGAACGAAAAACTAAAAGAAATTGGGATGCCTTCTTTAGCCTGTTTTACGGTAATGATTTTTCCGTTTTCCAAAATAATTACAAAGGAAATAGAAAAGCACATCCTCTATCTATTGAAAGTATCACAGGATGTGAAAATTTCATTTTCAACTATTGATGATAATGAATTGGTTATTTTGGCAACGCCTCTTGAAGATAATCGGAATTCAATTGCCTGTTTTAAAAAATTTATCTGTAGTTTCCAAGAGAACCTAGAAGAAAGATTTTCGATTAAAGAGGTAAAAGGCTCATTTGGTGGAATTTACAAACAGTATAGCGATGTACCAAAGAGCTTTAGAGAAGCTAGAACGGTCTTGGAGGTACGAGAGAAATTTCCAGAAGCGGCTGCTTTTTATCATTATCAAGAACTAGGTATTTATCAGTTTCTAGATATCCTTTTAGAAAAAAGAAGGCAGGATGGATCAGAAAATATCGCTATTCGAAATCTAAAAGAATATGATAAAACGCATAATACGGAATTATTAGCAACTCTTGAGGCGTATTTAGACGAAAGTGAAAGTATACAAAAGACTGCTGCGCGTTTGCATATTCATCCTAACACTCTTGCATATCGCTTAAAGCGGATGGTAGAAATCATGGAAGTTGATCTATCGGTTCCTAGTCAAAAGTTTATGATTTATTTAGATCTAAAATTAATGCATTGGCAGAAAGAAAATAGTCAGTAA
- a CDS encoding ABC transporter ATP-binding protein — protein MSFDIKMNQVSVRFGRYQALKDVSMHLEGNKIYGLIGRNGAGKSTLLSLLASFTQPTTGSIAIAGQEPFENAAIMSEVNFVYEKDYSTETEKVKGVIEAVERYRPNFDRQYALELVKLFKLPLDKYVSKLSKGMQSALNVTLGLASRSKITIFDEAYNGMDAPTREKFYKEVLADYERFPRTIILSTHLVSEMDYLFEEVVILKKGEVIIKEPIDLLLEKGAAVTGSKQAVDEFVQDMVHLNSQTLGGTKSVMVYEELTDQDREQARMKGLEIGPVSLQDLFIHLTKEEEEYEIQK, from the coding sequence ATGAGTTTTGACATAAAGATGAACCAAGTTTCTGTGAGATTTGGGAGATACCAAGCGTTAAAGGATGTCAGCATGCATTTAGAAGGAAATAAAATATACGGACTTATTGGCAGGAACGGGGCTGGGAAGTCTACGTTATTATCTTTACTAGCGTCTTTTACTCAGCCAACAACTGGATCCATAGCTATTGCCGGGCAGGAGCCTTTCGAAAATGCTGCCATTATGTCAGAGGTGAACTTTGTTTATGAAAAAGACTATAGCACAGAAACAGAAAAGGTGAAGGGAGTGATTGAAGCAGTAGAGAGATATCGCCCTAATTTCGATCGCCAATATGCATTAGAGTTAGTGAAGCTATTCAAATTACCTTTAGATAAGTATGTATCAAAATTATCAAAGGGAATGCAATCAGCTCTTAATGTCACCTTAGGATTAGCTAGTAGATCAAAAATTACTATCTTTGATGAAGCTTACAATGGTATGGATGCCCCAACAAGGGAAAAGTTCTATAAAGAAGTACTGGCAGATTACGAGCGTTTTCCTCGGACAATTATTCTATCGACACATCTAGTATCCGAAATGGATTATTTATTTGAAGAAGTGGTGATTCTTAAAAAAGGAGAAGTAATCATAAAGGAGCCAATCGATCTTTTATTAGAGAAGGGAGCAGCTGTCACGGGCTCTAAACAGGCGGTAGATGAGTTTGTCCAAGACATGGTACACCTTAATTCACAAACCTTAGGTGGGACGAAATCCGTTATGGTGTATGAAGAACTAACAGATCAAGACAGGGAACAAGCGAGAATGAAAGGGTTAGAAATCGGGCCTGTTTCCTTGCAGGATTTATTTATCCACTTAACGAAGGAGGAGGAAGAGTATGAAATCCAAAAATAA
- a CDS encoding GntR family transcriptional regulator, with protein sequence MNTPFNDNKPIFLQIKELIEDQIVNEQLKGNEQIPSTTQLVNFYKINHLTISKGINLLVENGIIYKKRGVGMFVAEGAKEKLLSQRKDQFLDQYLLPMIEEAKKLGLSKEDITNMMNQLKGSD encoded by the coding sequence TTGAACACACCATTTAATGACAACAAGCCAATCTTTTTGCAAATAAAAGAGCTTATAGAAGATCAGATTGTTAACGAACAGTTAAAGGGAAATGAACAAATCCCTTCGACTACACAGCTTGTTAATTTTTATAAAATCAATCATTTAACGATATCTAAAGGAATCAATTTACTTGTCGAGAATGGGATTATTTATAAAAAAAGGGGTGTAGGGATGTTTGTGGCAGAGGGAGCAAAAGAAAAATTGTTATCCCAGAGAAAAGACCAATTTCTTGATCAATATTTACTTCCCATGATCGAGGAGGCAAAAAAATTAGGTCTCTCAAAAGAAGATATTACAAATATGATGAATCAATTAAAAGGAAGTGATTAA
- the chbG gene encoding chitin disaccharide deacetylase, producing MTKVMINADDFGLSRGVNYGIIDSHLKGIVTSATMMMNAKATKHAICLAKDTPSLKVGVHLVLTWGKPILEDVPSLVDEVGNFKKQIFVYGNPFAISLDDLEREWTAQIEKCLDADITPSHLDSHHHVHGIKEFYPVIKKLSEKYGLPVRNAGAHFTDIYTLTDVFFDDFYGDGIVDSYFEKLSERIEDGKSIEVMTHPAYLDETLMQESSYNMQRLKETRILMEARSIKQNI from the coding sequence ATGACAAAAGTAATGATTAATGCAGATGATTTTGGTCTTAGTCGAGGAGTCAACTATGGAATTATTGATTCTCATCTCAAAGGAATTGTTACTTCTGCCACGATGATGATGAATGCCAAGGCAACCAAGCATGCCATTTGCTTGGCAAAGGATACGCCGTCTTTAAAAGTAGGTGTCCATCTTGTTTTAACATGGGGAAAACCAATATTAGAAGATGTTCCGAGCCTCGTAGATGAAGTGGGGAATTTTAAAAAGCAAATCTTTGTCTACGGAAATCCGTTTGCGATAAGCTTGGATGATTTAGAAAGGGAATGGACAGCGCAAATTGAAAAATGCTTAGATGCCGACATTACTCCATCGCATTTAGACAGCCATCATCATGTGCATGGAATAAAGGAATTTTATCCAGTAATAAAAAAGCTTTCTGAAAAATACGGTTTACCTGTAAGAAATGCGGGAGCTCATTTTACGGATATTTATACATTAACCGATGTCTTTTTCGATGATTTCTATGGTGATGGTATTGTAGATAGCTATTTTGAAAAATTGTCAGAACGTATAGAGGACGGAAAAAGCATTGAAGTAATGACCCATCCTGCCTATTTGGATGAAACATTAATGCAGGAATCTTCTTACAATATGCAGAGGCTAAAGGAAACAAGAATATTAATGGAAGCAAGGTCTATTAAACAGAATATATAG
- a CDS encoding 6-phospho-beta-glucosidase — MSHGLKIVTIGGGSSYTPELIEGFIKYHKELPVKEIWLVDIEEGKEKLEIVGELARRMVEKAGVSIDIFLTLDRKKALVDADFVTTQLRVGQLAARALDEKIPLQHGVIGQETNGPGGLFKAFRTIPVILEIAKEMEELCPNAWLINFTNPAGMVTEAVLRYSGISKVVGLCNVPIGMERGVADLLNVDPSRVRIDFAGLNHMVYGLDVFVDGKSVKKEIIELITDPEKAITMQNIHAMGWEPAFLRGLNLFPCPYHNYYYKTGDVLAQELKDAEKGETRAEVVQKLEDGLFELYKDPELTIKPPQLEKRGGAYYSDAAVRLIRSMYLDKCDIQAVNTVNHGAITGIPYESAVEVSCIITKDGPKPITVGELPIAVQGLVMQIKSFERVAIEAAISGDYEKALLAMTINPLVPSDRVAKLILDEMLEAHKAYLPQFFSEKSVRIKKAELSK, encoded by the coding sequence ATGAGTCATGGCTTAAAAATAGTTACAATTGGTGGTGGCTCAAGTTATACGCCGGAACTAATCGAGGGCTTTATTAAATACCATAAAGAGTTGCCTGTAAAGGAAATATGGCTTGTGGATATTGAGGAAGGCAAAGAAAAGTTGGAAATAGTCGGAGAATTAGCGCGTAGAATGGTAGAGAAGGCCGGAGTTTCTATCGATATTTTTCTTACATTAGATAGAAAAAAGGCACTTGTAGATGCTGACTTTGTTACAACCCAATTGCGGGTAGGTCAGCTTGCAGCAAGAGCACTTGATGAGAAAATTCCCTTGCAGCATGGTGTGATTGGTCAAGAGACAAATGGACCTGGCGGATTATTTAAAGCTTTTCGGACCATTCCGGTTATTTTGGAAATAGCGAAAGAAATGGAAGAGCTTTGTCCTAATGCTTGGTTAATCAACTTTACAAATCCGGCTGGAATGGTAACAGAAGCAGTACTTCGCTACAGTGGGATTTCAAAAGTAGTTGGTTTATGCAATGTACCGATTGGGATGGAACGAGGAGTTGCAGATCTATTGAATGTCGACCCTTCAAGAGTAAGAATAGACTTCGCTGGACTAAATCATATGGTCTACGGTCTAGATGTTTTTGTGGACGGTAAAAGTGTGAAGAAGGAAATAATCGAATTAATAACAGATCCTGAAAAAGCAATTACGATGCAAAATATTCACGCGATGGGCTGGGAGCCTGCGTTTTTAAGAGGATTAAATTTATTTCCGTGCCCTTATCACAACTATTATTATAAAACAGGAGATGTACTTGCACAGGAGCTAAAGGATGCAGAAAAAGGGGAAACACGTGCTGAAGTGGTGCAAAAATTAGAAGATGGATTATTTGAATTATATAAAGATCCAGAACTTACGATTAAGCCTCCTCAGTTAGAAAAACGTGGAGGCGCTTACTATAGTGATGCTGCTGTACGTCTGATTCGTTCTATGTATTTGGATAAATGTGATATCCAGGCAGTTAATACAGTGAACCATGGGGCAATTACTGGAATTCCATATGAATCAGCAGTGGAAGTAAGCTGTATCATTACAAAAGACGGACCGAAGCCAATCACAGTTGGTGAACTTCCAATAGCGGTTCAAGGATTAGTAATGCAAATCAAATCCTTTGAAAGGGTGGCTATTGAAGCGGCTATTTCTGGTGATTATGAGAAAGCGTTGCTTGCCATGACCATTAATCCACTTGTGCCAAGCGATCGAGTAGCAAAGCTAATTCTAGATGAAATGCTAGAAGCGCATAAAGCATATTTACCACAGTTTTTTTCAGAAAAAAGTGTTCGTATAAAAAAAGCAGAGCTGAGTAAATAG
- a CDS encoding PTS lactose/cellobiose transporter subunit IIA: MNTEELYQLSFQLILHSGNARSFAMEAIQDAKKKDFHAAKQKLTESDKELSEAHKIQTKLLHLEAGGDQFTIPIILIHAQDHLMTAMTLKDLALEIIELREEFLQGTTRKGMAE; this comes from the coding sequence GTGAATACGGAAGAATTATACCAACTTTCCTTTCAGCTGATTTTACATAGCGGAAATGCGAGAAGCTTTGCGATGGAAGCCATACAGGATGCGAAAAAAAAGGATTTTCATGCTGCCAAACAGAAGTTAACAGAGTCGGATAAAGAACTATCAGAGGCTCATAAAATTCAGACAAAATTACTCCATCTGGAGGCTGGTGGGGACCAATTTACGATTCCGATTATCCTTATCCATGCACAAGATCACTTAATGACTGCAATGACATTGAAAGACCTTGCTCTTGAGATTATTGAATTGCGAGAAGAATTTTTGCAAGGGACAACAAGAAAGGGGATGGCAGAATGA
- a CDS encoding PTS sugar transporter subunit IIC produces the protein MMGFIEKFIMPFALKLGNQRHLLAIRDTLIGMIAITIVGSFAVLFNNLGQIIPPYGRMMEAIFGPNWSTLGGDIWFGTFAFLSVFAVFGISYKLARSYGDEGFEAMLISAACFFLLLPQTANVTLPIDEAATETVAGGIWGLVSVNYFNATALFTAIIVALIATEIFLRLSKIKALVIKMPDGVPPAVSKSFAKLVPGMGTIFLVGLFGVVFRMVTDGKVLNDWLNTVIVSPLTNAVDSLPFAILIVLLVHLFWMVGLHGPNILGGITTPLFEKTGAENIDLAQAGVQALGEYHILAGSFLDAFVYLGGSGATLGLIIAMIIAGRKRYKQMIGLGGAPGVFQINEPILFGLPIVLNPIWFIPFVIGPVITTIISYLAVDYGIVPPVTAKIPWVTPPIVGGYLATGGSFMGAGLAALNLFISTFVYLPFVYAQVKIDSKNKTELTKDSDSVSI, from the coding sequence ATGATGGGATTTATTGAAAAATTCATTATGCCTTTTGCGTTGAAACTTGGTAATCAAAGGCATCTGCTTGCGATTAGGGATACATTAATTGGAATGATTGCTATTACCATTGTAGGTTCCTTTGCAGTACTTTTTAATAATCTAGGGCAAATTATTCCTCCTTATGGAAGAATGATGGAAGCGATATTTGGTCCTAATTGGTCCACTTTAGGTGGGGATATATGGTTTGGAACATTTGCGTTTCTTTCTGTATTTGCAGTATTTGGTATTTCCTATAAATTAGCTAGATCCTACGGAGATGAAGGCTTTGAAGCAATGCTCATTTCCGCAGCCTGTTTTTTCTTGTTATTGCCCCAAACAGCCAATGTAACGTTACCAATAGATGAAGCTGCGACTGAAACCGTTGCAGGTGGAATCTGGGGGTTAGTATCGGTTAACTATTTCAACGCAACAGCCCTTTTTACAGCTATTATCGTAGCATTGATCGCTACCGAAATTTTCTTACGTTTATCTAAAATTAAGGCTTTAGTGATAAAAATGCCAGATGGAGTGCCACCAGCTGTTTCTAAATCCTTTGCAAAGTTAGTGCCAGGCATGGGAACTATTTTTCTAGTAGGACTATTTGGTGTAGTATTCAGAATGGTAACAGATGGAAAGGTCCTAAATGATTGGTTAAATACGGTTATTGTTTCTCCATTAACAAATGCTGTTGACTCCCTTCCTTTTGCGATATTAATTGTTTTGCTTGTTCATTTATTCTGGATGGTTGGTTTACATGGTCCCAATATATTGGGAGGAATTACGACACCTTTATTTGAAAAAACAGGTGCTGAAAACATTGATTTAGCGCAAGCTGGAGTTCAAGCACTAGGGGAATATCATATACTTGCTGGATCTTTCCTTGACGCGTTTGTGTATTTAGGAGGATCAGGCGCAACCTTAGGATTAATTATTGCTATGATTATTGCTGGAAGAAAACGGTATAAACAGATGATTGGTCTTGGTGGGGCACCAGGAGTTTTTCAAATTAATGAACCCATCCTTTTTGGCTTACCAATTGTTTTAAATCCGATTTGGTTTATTCCGTTTGTCATTGGCCCTGTTATTACCACTATTATCTCTTATCTTGCAGTAGACTATGGAATCGTTCCACCAGTAACTGCGAAAATTCCTTGGGTAACGCCTCCGATAGTCGGTGGATACTTGGCAACGGGGGGGAGTTTTATGGGGGCTGGTTTGGCTGCTTTAAATTTATTTATATCGACATTTGTTTATTTACCATTTGTTTATGCACAGGTCAAAATTGATTCCAAAAATAAAACAGAGCTTACAAAAGACTCCGATTCTGTAAGTATCTAA
- a CDS encoding PTS sugar transporter subunit IIB, protein MNILLCCSAGMSTSLLVSKMEQSAKNQGIDCKIWAIAASEVNNEIENADVVLLGPQVRFLLPQVKKAGDQKGIPVATINPQDYGLCNGEKVLEQATTLIKGE, encoded by the coding sequence TTGAATATTTTACTATGTTGTTCAGCTGGAATGTCTACAAGTTTATTAGTTTCAAAAATGGAGCAAAGCGCCAAAAACCAAGGAATAGATTGCAAAATTTGGGCAATAGCAGCATCTGAAGTGAACAACGAGATAGAGAATGCTGATGTAGTTTTACTAGGTCCTCAAGTACGATTTCTTTTACCGCAAGTAAAAAAAGCAGGAGATCAAAAAGGTATCCCTGTCGCAACCATCAATCCGCAGGACTATGGATTATGCAATGGTGAAAAAGTGTTGGAACAAGCCACTACTCTAATTAAGGGGGAATAA